The following coding sequences lie in one Sesamum indicum cultivar Zhongzhi No. 13 linkage group LG9, S_indicum_v1.0, whole genome shotgun sequence genomic window:
- the LOC105170117 gene encoding transcription factor bHLH62 isoform X1, with amino-acid sequence MDKDYFMNAGIPPPQPLQFETTLPVPWSGLSCPPEHSFLDPNSSMDHHYSSFESALSSMVSSSPAAATTTSGLSNEAFVLRELIGKLSGAGSSTSFPPPATTTTTTSSPFNDSSYRTPLNSPKLQLPFLDQMNMPNLATSLPPAPPPLPALSADPGFAERAAKFSCFGSRSFNGRTSPFGVNNAELGHRSNTTLMGNGKLPRVSSSPALKQGGSPVENKNSGQHGMEIKLVNGFVSGSEKKLSKLSGSGASSNEESSVSEQIPSGENGPKTSNEMSSRKRKAVSRAKSKENGSNSAKGGEGDDDGNAKRSKPTEIGKNETKMEEEGKGGSNDESEKQKANQKPPEPPKDYIHVRARRGQATDSHSLAERVRREKISERMKLLQDLVPGCNKVTGKALMLDEIINYVQSLQRQVEFLSMKLASVNPGLDFNMDNLLSKDQMFQPQQMYPLDSSAPTLYHHQPQQNVQQFHDTTNASTGGPLSQCPVDPLPLGVQLPCTDGFSESLPQFPAFSEDDLHSIVHMGFVNFPVNQASDTRVER; translated from the exons ATGGACAAAGATTACTTCATGAATGCCGGAATCCCACCACCTCAACCGCTGCAATTCGAGACCACGTTGCCGGTTCCATGGTCTGGACTGAGTTGCCCCCCGGAGCATTCTTTCTTGGACCCCAACTCCTCTATGGATCATCACTACTCAAGTTTCGAGTCAGCTCTGAGCTCAATGGTGTCCTCTTCCCCCGCTGCCGCCACCACCACTTCTGGATTGTCCAACGAAGCTTTCGTCCTCCGTGAACTGATCGGAAAGCTCTCCGGTGCCGGGAGCTCCACCTCCTTCCCGCCGCcggccaccaccaccaccaccaccagcagCCCTTTTAATGATTCTAGTTACAGGACTCCTTTGAATTCACCTAAGCTTCAGCTGCCATTTCTTGATCAGATGAACATGCCTAATTTGGCAACCTCATTGCCGCCGGCTCCTCCTCCTCTGCCGGCGCTCTCTGCCGATCCGGGCTTCGCAGAGAGGGCTGCCAAATTTTCCTGCTTCGGCAGTAGGAGTTTCAACGGCAGGACATCTCCGTTTGGGGTGAACAATGCTGAATTGGGGCATAGATCCAACACCACATTGATGGGGAACGGGAAGTTGCCGCGAGTCTCCAGCAGCCCTGCTCTAAAGCAAGGCGGATCACCGGTGGAAAACAAGAATTCAGGGCAACATGGGATGGAGATTAAGCTTGTCAATGGGTTCGTATCAGGTTCGGAAAAGAAGCTGAGTAAATTGTCAGGGTCCGGCGCCAGTTCTAATGAGGAATCCTCTGTTTCGGAGCAAATTCCGAGTGGAGAAAACGGCCCCAAGACGTCGAATGAGATGAGTTCTCGGAAGAGAAAAGCCGTTTCCAGAGCAAAGTCGAAAGAAAATGGATCAAATTCAGCTAAG GGAGGTGAAGGCGACGATGATGGAAACGCCAAGCGTTCAAAGCCAACAGAAATTGGCAAAAACGAAACGAAAATGGAGGAGGAGGGCAAGGGAGGGTCTAACGACGAAAGCGAGAAGCAAAAGGCGAATCAGAAGCCACCTGAGCCACCAAAGGACTACATTCATGTCAGAGCAAGAAGGGGTCAGGCCACTGACAGCCATAGCCTGGCAGAAAGG GTCCGGCGGGAGAAAATCAGCGAGAGAATGAAACTTCTCCAGGATCTTGTACCAGGCTGCAATAAG GTGACTGGAAAAGCATTGATGCTCGACGAAATCATAAACTATGTCCAGTCGTTGCAGCGCCAGGTCGAg TTCCTGTCAATGAAGTTGGCGTCAGTGAATCCAGGGCTGGACTTCAACATGGATAATCTTCTCTCCAAGGAT CAGATGTTCCAACCCCAACAGATGTACCCTTTGGATTCCTCTGCACCAACGTTGTACCATCATCAGCCTCAGCAAAACGTACAACAATTTCATGATACCACCAATGCCTCCACAGGAGGCCCGTTGAGCCAGTGTCCTGTGGACCCTCTCCCACTAGGAGTTCAATTGCCTTGTACTGATGGATTTAGTGAAAGTCTTCCTCAG TTCCCTGCATTCAGTGAAGATGATCTGCACAGCATTGTTCACATGGGGTTTGTCAACTTTCCTG TAAACCAAGCGTCTGATACGAGAGTCGAGCGGTGA
- the LOC105170117 gene encoding transcription factor bHLH62 isoform X2 produces MDKDYFMNAGIPPPQPLQFETTLPVPWSGLSCPPEHSFLDPNSSMDHHYSSFESALSSMVSSSPAAATTTSGLSNEAFVLRELIGKLSGAGSSTSFPPPATTTTTTSSPFNDSSYRTPLNSPKLQLPFLDQMNMPNLATSLPPAPPPLPALSADPGFAERAAKFSCFGSRSFNGRTSPFGVNNAELGHRSNTTLMGNGKLPRVSSSPALKQGGSPVENKNSGQHGMEIKLVNGFVSGSEKKLSKLSGSGASSNEESSVSEQIPSGENGPKTSNEMSSRKRKAVSRAKSKENGSNSAKGGEGDDDGNAKRSKPTEIGKNETKMEEEGKGGSNDESEKQKANQKPPEPPKDYIHVRARRGQATDSHSLAERVRREKISERMKLLQDLVPGCNKVTGKALMLDEIINYVQSLQRQVEFLSMKLASVNPGLDFNMDNLLSKDMFQPQQMYPLDSSAPTLYHHQPQQNVQQFHDTTNASTGGPLSQCPVDPLPLGVQLPCTDGFSESLPQFPAFSEDDLHSIVHMGFVNFPVNQASDTRVER; encoded by the exons ATGGACAAAGATTACTTCATGAATGCCGGAATCCCACCACCTCAACCGCTGCAATTCGAGACCACGTTGCCGGTTCCATGGTCTGGACTGAGTTGCCCCCCGGAGCATTCTTTCTTGGACCCCAACTCCTCTATGGATCATCACTACTCAAGTTTCGAGTCAGCTCTGAGCTCAATGGTGTCCTCTTCCCCCGCTGCCGCCACCACCACTTCTGGATTGTCCAACGAAGCTTTCGTCCTCCGTGAACTGATCGGAAAGCTCTCCGGTGCCGGGAGCTCCACCTCCTTCCCGCCGCcggccaccaccaccaccaccaccagcagCCCTTTTAATGATTCTAGTTACAGGACTCCTTTGAATTCACCTAAGCTTCAGCTGCCATTTCTTGATCAGATGAACATGCCTAATTTGGCAACCTCATTGCCGCCGGCTCCTCCTCCTCTGCCGGCGCTCTCTGCCGATCCGGGCTTCGCAGAGAGGGCTGCCAAATTTTCCTGCTTCGGCAGTAGGAGTTTCAACGGCAGGACATCTCCGTTTGGGGTGAACAATGCTGAATTGGGGCATAGATCCAACACCACATTGATGGGGAACGGGAAGTTGCCGCGAGTCTCCAGCAGCCCTGCTCTAAAGCAAGGCGGATCACCGGTGGAAAACAAGAATTCAGGGCAACATGGGATGGAGATTAAGCTTGTCAATGGGTTCGTATCAGGTTCGGAAAAGAAGCTGAGTAAATTGTCAGGGTCCGGCGCCAGTTCTAATGAGGAATCCTCTGTTTCGGAGCAAATTCCGAGTGGAGAAAACGGCCCCAAGACGTCGAATGAGATGAGTTCTCGGAAGAGAAAAGCCGTTTCCAGAGCAAAGTCGAAAGAAAATGGATCAAATTCAGCTAAG GGAGGTGAAGGCGACGATGATGGAAACGCCAAGCGTTCAAAGCCAACAGAAATTGGCAAAAACGAAACGAAAATGGAGGAGGAGGGCAAGGGAGGGTCTAACGACGAAAGCGAGAAGCAAAAGGCGAATCAGAAGCCACCTGAGCCACCAAAGGACTACATTCATGTCAGAGCAAGAAGGGGTCAGGCCACTGACAGCCATAGCCTGGCAGAAAGG GTCCGGCGGGAGAAAATCAGCGAGAGAATGAAACTTCTCCAGGATCTTGTACCAGGCTGCAATAAG GTGACTGGAAAAGCATTGATGCTCGACGAAATCATAAACTATGTCCAGTCGTTGCAGCGCCAGGTCGAg TTCCTGTCAATGAAGTTGGCGTCAGTGAATCCAGGGCTGGACTTCAACATGGATAATCTTCTCTCCAAGGAT ATGTTCCAACCCCAACAGATGTACCCTTTGGATTCCTCTGCACCAACGTTGTACCATCATCAGCCTCAGCAAAACGTACAACAATTTCATGATACCACCAATGCCTCCACAGGAGGCCCGTTGAGCCAGTGTCCTGTGGACCCTCTCCCACTAGGAGTTCAATTGCCTTGTACTGATGGATTTAGTGAAAGTCTTCCTCAG TTCCCTGCATTCAGTGAAGATGATCTGCACAGCATTGTTCACATGGGGTTTGTCAACTTTCCTG TAAACCAAGCGTCTGATACGAGAGTCGAGCGGTGA